The window TCCGAAGGCGGCGCTGTTGTTCCACTGGAAGTCGCTGCGCCGGCAGGTGCGTATCCGGGGTGCGGTGACGCCGGTCACAGCGGAGGAAGCCGACGCCTATTTCGCGACAAGGCCGAAACAGGCGCAGATCGGCGCCTGGGCCAGCAAGCAGTCGCAGCCACTGGAAAGCCGCTTCGCCTTCGAGCAGGCGATCGCCAGGGAGACCGCCAAACACCTGATCGGCGCCGTGCCGCGGCCGCCGGGCTGGAGCGGCTACCGGATCGCGCCGCTGGCCTTCGAGTTCTGGCACGACCGCCCGTTCCGCCTGCACGACCGCATCGAATTCCAGCGCAACTCTGAAGGCGGCTGGAGCAAGACCCGGCTTTATCCCTAACGCCAACCGGGCCTTGATGTGGCCTCGAACTTGCCCTCTGACACTGCCCGCGCCTGCAACCGAGAAACGAGACTTACCCCCCAATGGCCACCGCTCCCTCCAACACCCCGCGCCGCACGCTGCTTCTGACCGGCGCGAGCCGCGGCATCGGCCATGCCACCGTGATCCGCTTTTCCAGCGCCGGCTGGCGCGTCATCACCTGCTCGCGGCATCCGTTTCCCGAACAGTGCCCGTGGGACGCCGGCCCGGAGGATCACATCCAGGTCGACCTCTCCGACCCCGACAACACGCTCGACGCCATCAAGGAGATCCGCTCGCGGCTGGAGACCGGCGAACTGCATGCGCTGGTCAACAATGCCGCGATCTCGCCCAAGGCCAATGGCGGCGGCCGGCTCGGCACGCTCGACACCGACATGGAGACCTGGGCGAAAGTGTTCCGCGTCAACTTCATGGCGCCGATCATGCTGGCGCGCGGCCTGGTCGATGAACTGAAAGCCGCCAAAGGCTCGGTGGTGAACGTGACGTCGATTGCGGGCTCGCGCGTGCATCCGTTCGCGGGCGCGGCCTATGCGACATCAAAAGCGGCGCTGGCGTCGCTGACCCGCGAGATGGCCTCGGACTTCGGCCGCGTCGGCGTCCGCGTCAACGCCATCGCCCCCGGCGAAATCGACACCTCGATCCTCTCCCCCGGCACCGACAAGATCGTGGAGAGCCAGATCCCGATGCATCGCCTCGGCACGCCCGATGAAGTGGCCAAGATCATCTATGTGCTGTGCACGGAGACGAGTTCGTATGTCAACGGCGCGGAGATTCATATTAATGGTGGGCAGCATGTGTGAGGTGGGGCGCGGCTGTAACGGCTGATGAGTCGGAAGGCCGTGCTCCAATTTCTGCGTCATCACCGGGCTTGACCCGGTGATCCAGCTTCACTGAAGCTGCCGATAGAAAGCTGGATTGCCGGATCAAGTCCGGCAATGACGGAGTGGGGATGATGCGCATCGCCCCCACCGGCCATGACGCGGAATAGGGCGCAGCGCCTCGCTCCGTAGTCCCCCGCCTACAACAAATCCTCGACGATCTCCTGCGGCGTGGCGCAGAGGCGGTCGGCGCCGGCTTCCACAAGCTCGGCGTGGGTGCCGTAGCCGTAAAGCACGCCGATGGTGCGTTTCAGGGCGTTCTTGCGCGCGCCGATGATGTCGTGCTTGCGGTCGCCTATCATCACGGCGCTGGCCGGATCGACGGTGGCTTGCGCCAGCGCGTAGGCCAAAAGTTCGCCCTTGTCGCCACGGGTGCCGTCGAGCTCGGCGCCGAACACCCGCTCGAACGGGGCGCGCAGGCCGAAATGATCGATGATGCGCTCGGCGTACACCGCGGGCTTGCTGGTGGCGACGAACAGGCGCGCGCCGGAGGCCTGCAGCGACGACAGCACGGCTTCGATGCCGGGATAGACGCTGTTCTCGTAGAGCCCGATGTCGGCGAAGCGTTCGCGATACAGCGCGATGCCACGGTCGGCCTCGTCTTCATTGCCGAGCAGCGTGACAAAACTCGCGCGCAGCGGCGGGCCGATGCACCAGGTCAGTTCGTCCTGCGTGGGCACCACGCGACCCAGACGTTGCAGTGCGTACTGGATCGAGCGGGTGATGCCGGGCTTGGGATCGGTCAGCGTGCCGTCGAGGTCGAAGAAGATGCTGTCCATGGGATGCCGCTACAGCCACTTCTTCCACTTGAAGAACACATACGGCAGCACCGCGGCCAGCACCATGGCGCAGAGCGCGAAGGGATAGCCGTGCGACCATTCGAGTTCGGGCATCAGCTTGAAGTTCATGCCGTAGATCGAGGCGATCAGCGTCGGCGGCATCAGCACCACGGCCATCACCGAGAACAGCTTGATGATGTTGTTCTGCTCCAGATTGACCACGCCCAGCATGGCGTCGAGCACGAACTGGATCTTGTTGTTCAGGTATGAGGCGTGATCCGTCAGCGACTGCACGTCGCGCTGCATGGTCTTGAACACCGCCTTCTGTTCCTTGCTCCAGCGGCCGTTGTCGGTTTCCACCGCCACGAACGAGATGAGACGGCCGACCGACACCAGACTCTCGCGCACCTTGGAGACGAGGTCGCCCTTCTTGCCGATGATCAGCAGGATCTGCGAATAACTGCGGGCGTGGCCGCGCTCGGCGGAGGGCTCGAAGATCTGGTTGGAGACGCTGTCGACGTCGGCGCCGGCACGCTCCAGAATGTCGGCGTCCCGGTCGATCACCGCATCCAGCAGGTCGATCAGCACGTGGTCGCCGGTGATGCTGGCGGCGCAGTTGCGGGCGAGCTTGCCGGCCACCAGCAGGAACGGCTTCGGCTCGTCATAACGCACCGTGACCAGGCGATGGTCGGTCAGGATGAAGGTCACCGGCGTGGTGCGCGGGCTGCCTGAGTCGGTCGCGCACATCAGCGTGGCGGTCATGTAGCGGGCAGCGTTCTCGATGTAGAGCCGGCTGGAGATCTCGATCTCCTGCATGTCCTCGCGGGTGGGGATCTCGATGCCGACCAGCTTCTCGACCGCCTTGTCCTCGCCGGGCGACGGGGTCTTGAGGTCGATCCACACCGCCTCCGGCGGCAGCGCATCGAGGCTGAGATTGTCGATCCTCTTCAGCGTTCCGTCGGTGGGGACGTAGGCGGTCAGCATTCGTGAAACTCTCCAACTCGCGGCACATCGGCCGCCCCGTCCGGGACCTGAATACCGTCTCAGGCGATCCCTGCCAAAGCACAAATCACGACGATTCGTGCAAGCGTCCGATGGTTGAGCCCCCGCCTCTCTCCTCATCCCGAGGGGAGGGACGAGGCCACCGATGTGGCGGTGTACGGGCCTCATGGTTCGAGACGCGGCCATAGCAGCCGCAGGCTGCGTAAACTTGCCTGCGCGGCCGCTCCTCACCATGAGGAGAAAGTGGCAAGCGCCTGGATAGCACCCCAGGTTCAAAACCATTGTTTTGCAACGCAAACATGACACCGCGGGTAAGCCTTGCCGGATTTGCTCAAACCCGCGGCAACTGCCGCGAAAACTCCGCGGCATAAATGCCACAGGTTGTCCCTTGCATCGCGTCGAAGGGGCGGAACCGCTGGAATTACGACGCATTTTCGCGATAATCGGGACCAGCGGAATCGGCGGCTGGGGGCTGCCAGTCCAGCCAAAATGCGCTGGAGATTCAACGGGAACGTGGTCCATGCGGTCGTTCGGGTCGATAGTCGGATTGGTGGCCGCCGGTGTGCTGCTCACAAGCTGCATGCAAGCGACCTATGAGCAAACCAGTGACGCCGCCTTCACGCCGAGGGACAAGGCGTATCTCGCCAAGGTGAGTTACCAGAAGACCCCGGTGGCCGAGCCGTTCCGGCGCGCCATTGTCGATTATCACCGCAAGGAATCGCCGGGCTCGATCCTGGTCGATTCCGACAATCACTACCTCTACTACGTGCTGGATAGCGGCAAGGCGATCCGTTACGGCATCACGGTCGGCGAGGAAGCCATGGCGTGGTCGGGGATCGCGACCGTCGGCAACAAGGCCGAATGGCCGGCCTGGCATCCGACCAAGGGCGAGATCGAACGTCTCGGCGTACCCACCTTCGTCGCCGCCGGGCCGGACAATCCGATGGGCTCGCGGGCGATGTATCTTTATGCCGGCGGCAAGGACACGCTGTTTCGTATTCACGGCACCAACCAGCCGGAATACATCGGCGCCTCGATTTCCTCGGGCTGCATCCGCCTGACCAACGAAGACGCCATCGATCTCTACAACCGGGTCAAGGTCGGGTCCGTGGTCGTGGTGCTGCAGCCCAAGCAGGGCGACTCGCCGTACAATTCCAAGATGGCGCTTTACGGCGGGGGCAATGGCTACTGAGACGGTTTGTGCACATACAGCCAATTGCGCGCGTCAAAAGTGATGTGATGCGGTCACACCGCACCACAAAGTGATGCATTGCACACGTTCCAGGAGGCGAAAGGCTAAGCTTTTTAAACCGGATCGCGTAACAAGATGCTCGCGGTGGGCGAAGCTGCAACAAGACGGCGAACTGCAAGCAAAAAAGACGGCAAGCAAATAAAACGTAAGACGGTGTGGGACCGGACTTAAACAGACTTTGAGATCAACTGATCGTTTGGGAATGATGTGATGTCTATCGGAAGCAAACTGGGTCTGCTGCTGGTCAGCCTGACACTCGCCGGCTGCATGCAGGCCACTGTTTATGAGAAGTCCCCCGAGGCCAGCCTGAAACCGCGCGACAAGGAACAGCTCGCGAAAGCGCGCTATGAGAAAGTCGCCGTGGCCGAGCCGTTCCGCCGCGCCATCGTCACCTATCACCGCAAGGAAGCGCCGGGCTCGATCCTGGTCGATTCCGACAACCATTACCTCTACTACGTGATGGATGGCGGCAAGGCGATCCGCTACGGCGTCACCGTGGGCGAAGAGGCCCTGGCCTTCTCCGGCATCGCCCGCGTCGGCAACATGCAGGAATGGCCGAAGTGGACCCCGACCGCGGACATCCACAAGCGCATCGAAGGCCTGCCGCAGCAGGTCGCCGGCGGCGTCGACAACCCGCTCGGCGCACGCGCGCTGTATCTCTACCAGGGCAACAAGGATACGCTGTTCCGGATTCACGGCACCAACCAGCCGGAATACATCGGCTCCTCGATCTCGTCCGGCTGCATCCGCATGACCAACGAAGACGTCATCGACCTCTACAGCCGCGTCAAGCAGAACGCAGTGGTGGTGGTGCTCGAGCCGAAACAGGGCGACTCGCCGTACAATTCCAAGCTGGCGCTGCAGGGCGCGGGCGGTTCGCCGTACTGATGCGGTGAGGCGAGGCTGAGATTGAAGAAAGCGCTGGATGAGTCCGGCGCTTTTTTTGTTTTGGGGGGCGTGACGAAGGCGCTTTGGCCGTGTGTGCGATGCGCCACATCCCCACTCCGTCATCACCCGTCGGTGATGTGGTCGGACTGAACATCAAGCCCGGTGATGATGCAGAAATTGGTGATGCGCCTCGACTCCATCAGGTTAGGCGTCCCGCCCCCCTCAAAACTTCGGCAGCGGCAGTCCGAAGAATGACGGTTGCTGGCGGCGTTTGCGTTTTTTCTTGGCGGGCGGCGGTTTGGCGGCGGCGGGAGGTGCGGCGTTTGGCTGTGGCGGGGTGGGCTCGGCCGGCTGCGCTGAGGTGTCGGGCTGCGCGGTCTCGCTGGCGGCAGGCTCGCTCGTGTCCGGCTGAGACGGCGCGGACTCAGCCGGTGTCGGCGACGTTGCGGCTTCGGGCGTCCTGGATTTCGGCGCTCTGGATTTCGCGGCCGCTTTGGCCGCCTTCGTTTTCGACTGTTTGGACTTGGCCGCCGGCGCGGCGGGCACGGGCTCAGCGACCTCAGCCTCGGTGGCTTGCGGCTCGGCCTGCTGCTGTTGCGCGGGCGCCGGCTGGGACGGCTGTTGCTGCACGGGCGCCGATTGCTGCTGTGCCGGATGCTCCGCCCCC is drawn from Bradyrhizobium prioriisuperbiae and contains these coding sequences:
- a CDS encoding L,D-transpeptidase, whose product is MRSFGSIVGLVAAGVLLTSCMQATYEQTSDAAFTPRDKAYLAKVSYQKTPVAEPFRRAIVDYHRKESPGSILVDSDNHYLYYVLDSGKAIRYGITVGEEAMAWSGIATVGNKAEWPAWHPTKGEIERLGVPTFVAAGPDNPMGSRAMYLYAGGKDTLFRIHGTNQPEYIGASISSGCIRLTNEDAIDLYNRVKVGSVVVVLQPKQGDSPYNSKMALYGGGNGY
- a CDS encoding SDR family oxidoreductase, with the translated sequence MATAPSNTPRRTLLLTGASRGIGHATVIRFSSAGWRVITCSRHPFPEQCPWDAGPEDHIQVDLSDPDNTLDAIKEIRSRLETGELHALVNNAAISPKANGGGRLGTLDTDMETWAKVFRVNFMAPIMLARGLVDELKAAKGSVVNVTSIAGSRVHPFAGAAYATSKAALASLTREMASDFGRVGVRVNAIAPGEIDTSILSPGTDKIVESQIPMHRLGTPDEVAKIIYVLCTETSSYVNGAEIHINGGQHV
- a CDS encoding L,D-transpeptidase; this translates as MSIGSKLGLLLVSLTLAGCMQATVYEKSPEASLKPRDKEQLAKARYEKVAVAEPFRRAIVTYHRKEAPGSILVDSDNHYLYYVMDGGKAIRYGVTVGEEALAFSGIARVGNMQEWPKWTPTADIHKRIEGLPQQVAGGVDNPLGARALYLYQGNKDTLFRIHGTNQPEYIGSSISSGCIRMTNEDVIDLYSRVKQNAVVVVLEPKQGDSPYNSKLALQGAGGSPY
- a CDS encoding HAD family hydrolase, with protein sequence MDSIFFDLDGTLTDPKPGITRSIQYALQRLGRVVPTQDELTWCIGPPLRASFVTLLGNEDEADRGIALYRERFADIGLYENSVYPGIEAVLSSLQASGARLFVATSKPAVYAERIIDHFGLRAPFERVFGAELDGTRGDKGELLAYALAQATVDPASAVMIGDRKHDIIGARKNALKRTIGVLYGYGTHAELVEAGADRLCATPQEIVEDLL
- a CDS encoding magnesium transporter CorA family protein codes for the protein MLTAYVPTDGTLKRIDNLSLDALPPEAVWIDLKTPSPGEDKAVEKLVGIEIPTREDMQEIEISSRLYIENAARYMTATLMCATDSGSPRTTPVTFILTDHRLVTVRYDEPKPFLLVAGKLARNCAASITGDHVLIDLLDAVIDRDADILERAGADVDSVSNQIFEPSAERGHARSYSQILLIIGKKGDLVSKVRESLVSVGRLISFVAVETDNGRWSKEQKAVFKTMQRDVQSLTDHASYLNNKIQFVLDAMLGVVNLEQNNIIKLFSVMAVVLMPPTLIASIYGMNFKLMPELEWSHGYPFALCAMVLAAVLPYVFFKWKKWL
- the pdxH gene encoding pyridoxamine 5'-phosphate oxidase, which encodes MTDTPTMEHQSQLTAGDFTAAEEPLGLFSAWFAEAKVSEPNDPNAMALATVGDDGLPDVRMVLLKGYDADGFVFYTHIASQKGRELAANPKAALLFHWKSLRRQVRIRGAVTPVTAEEADAYFATRPKQAQIGAWASKQSQPLESRFAFEQAIARETAKHLIGAVPRPPGWSGYRIAPLAFEFWHDRPFRLHDRIEFQRNSEGGWSKTRLYP